The following are encoded together in the Scomber japonicus isolate fScoJap1 chromosome 20, fScoJap1.pri, whole genome shotgun sequence genome:
- the ift140 gene encoding intraflagellar transport protein 140 homolog isoform X3: MTVYFDHRIEAPESSDVPTQLAWHPALPVLAVASSNSTIGGNVDLYLQQGEYVESCHIERPYQSKVLRWHPTKPVLALGWENGEVMVLTHPSGDQTVLPSTHTACITLLEWSSSGGRLVIGDQVGALTVWKVDARGRLQGNHLVKHEYNAHLTCCIFRPASPGDDVAMLARASVSGDESALDMFSWKGAPLKMGPQEGLAFYVSTADGKVHCVDEHGKTSTLLSVEGAIKKLFYLEKREALAVITDTLMLSQYTLGPEGGAQEFMKVKLSSKSGQNTDIVWTENSLLITATGEQLIRLWDLERDDNYVLSLDETVGFEKGEMINCVSYCAGKEILAAGTSHGRIAMWRMVQPDNNRGDNKTLWKLQTPTETEGNVTQIQWGSSLNLLAANNSNTVLILCEHVMSADFSQQVAAVQLTPTQLSITHYNTGVHLALQSDMHIKGVCVTKDSVTVWSGKQITVYELSGTVLRNTGSFACDSHVVAVHGENLYTVEPNRVQIRTPQGTVKQLLTFSKAEGNPVLLSVCQSYLVVGTDTAHIRVFDLSRRDAKAHCSAKNLADQIANLGALRSVKCNANGSQISIIISQLNGRPDHKVYFYDVEMDTVTHFDFFIGRPSSGISQPEDSERQQFQGTELSGRCPVSHFWDESEPRLLVCETVPVSSESSSTSYSDVVEVSVVTFFCTQEHGLLLQDCYPKPAGLQSLLALDVPYYYFSCKLLFRRGGVFQPEPGEGDPGLAEVSAASAPPNQTQPPRGSTAQFPRMVSRRALRDFVGLENCEKATRDAMLNFSFYLTIGDMDEAFKSIKLIKSKAVWENMARMCVKTRRLDVARVCLGNMGNARAAKALKEAEAEPDLEAQVAMLAIQLGMLEDAEKLYKSCQRYDLLNNFYQASGQWQQALETAEHHDRIHLRTTYYNYAKYLESTGNKTLALSYYENSDTHRVEVPRMLQDDTLSLENYVNKMKDKNIYKWWAQYLESQSDMDSALRFYECAQDYLSLVRVHCYMGNIQKASEIANDTGDRAASYHLARHYEAHDDIKQAVHFYTRAQAYNNAIRLCKENGLDDQLMNLALLSNPEDMMEAACYYEEKASHMDRAVSLYHKAGYVSKALELAFGTEQFSALQMIAEDLNETSDPAILARCSDFFIKHSQFEKSVELLVAAKKYHQALELCVTQNLTITEELAERMTVTDLKELSEEARKELLERIADCCMRQGNYHLATKKYTQAGNKLKAMRALLKSGDTEKIVFFANVCRQKELFIMAANYLQSLDWRKNPEILKTIIGFYTKGRAPNLLAGFYEACAQVEIDDYQNYEKALDALTEALKCLSKTKDSTAGQQEVRLADLQHKITLIKKFVHARRLYAEDAGEAARLCEALLEEPELDPAVRIGDAYGFLVDHYCQQGNIQVAYRKLEELQRLLPSRNAQYYISQSSVEALRKEMGVPMDRGDSRLSMKEEDEVEEDINMT; this comes from the exons ATGACGGTGTATTTTGACCACCGTATTGAGGCCCCTGAGAGCAGTGATGTGCCCACCCAGCTGGCATGGCACCCGGCTCTGCCTGTACTGGCTGTGGCTTCAAGCAACTCCACCATTGGAGGCAATGTAGACCTCTACCTACAGCAG GGTGAGTATGTGGAGAGCTGCCACATAGAGCGTCCTTACCAGTCCAAAGTGCTTCGCTGGCATCCCACAAAGCCAGTGTTGGCACTAGGCTGGGAGAATGGAGAGGTAATGGTGCTGACACACCCCTCTGGAGATCAAACAGTTCTGCCTAGTACACATACAGCCTGCATCACATTGCTGGAGTGGAGTAGCTCAGGTGGCCGCTTGGTAATTGGGGATCAG GTGGGAGCTTTAACAGTATGGAAGGTAGATGCCAGAGGGAGACTTCAAGGAAACCATCTGGTGAAGCATGAATACAATGCACACCTAACCTGCTGCATCTTCAGACCTGCCTCACCTGGGGA TGATGTGGCAATGCTAGCCCGGGCATCGGTGAGTGGAGATGAGAGTGCTCTGGACATGTTCAGCTGGAAGGGAGCACCTCTCAAGATGGGCCCACAGGAGGGACTTGCATTCTATGTCAGCACTGCAGATG GTAAGGTCCACTGTGTGGATGAGCATGGTAAAACAAGCACACTTCTCAGTGTGGAGGGAGCCATCAAGAAACTGTTTTACCTTGAGAAGAGAGAGGCACTAGCTGTGATCACAGATACCCTGATGCTGTCGCAGTACACTCTGGGACCGGAGGGAGGAGCACAGGAATTCATGAAG GTTAAGCTGAGTAGCAAAAGTGGACAAAACACGGACATTGTGTGGACAGAGAACAGTCTCCTCATCACTGCAACAGGGGAACAGCTCATCAG aCTGTGGGATCTAGAGCGAGATGACAACTACGTTTTGTCTCTTGACGAGACTGTGGGGTTTGAGAAAGGAGAGATGATCAACTGTGTTTCATACTGTGCAGGGAAAG AAATCCTGGCAGCTGGCACCAGCCATGGACGCATAGCAATGTGGAGGATGGTGCAGCCAGACAACAACAGAGGGGACAACAAAACACTGTGGAAGCTACAGACACCAACTGAAACAGAGGGAAATGTCACTCAGATACAG TGGGGCTCCAGCCTAAATCTGTTGGCAGCCAACAATTCTAACACAGTACTGATtctgtgtgagcatgtgatgTCAGCTGACTTtagccagcaggtggcagcagtgCAGCTTACCCCGACCCAGCTCAGCATCACTCACTATAACACAGGAGTGCACCTTGCCCTGCAGTCTGACATGCACATCAAGGGAGTCTGCGTTACCAAG GATTCAGTGACAGTCTGGAGTGGCAAGCAGATCACTGTATATGAGCTTTCAGGGACAGTTCTACGCAATACAG GCTCATTTGCTTGTGACTCCCATGTAGTAGCTGTACATGGCGAGAACCTCTACACCGTTGAACCTAACAGGGTCCAGATCCGCACACCACAG GGCACAGTGAAGCAACTATTGACTTTTTCCAAGGCAGAGGGCAACCCTGTGCTACTCAGTGTGTGCCAGTCTTACCTGGTTGTGGGCACAGACACAGCACACATTAGAGTCTTTGACCTCAGTAGAAG aGATGCCAAAGCTCACTGCAGTGCTAAGAACCTGGCTGACCAAATTGCCAATCTGGGAGCCCTGAGGTCAGTCAAGTGTAACGCCAATGGCAGTCAAATCAGCATCATAATCTCTCAG cTGAACGGACGACCTGATCACAAAGTATACTTTTATGATGTCGAGATGGACACTGTGACACACTTTGACTTCTTCATTGGCAGACCGTCCAGTGGTATCTCACAGCCTGAAGACAGCGAAAG GCAGCAGTTTCAAGGGACAGAGCTCAGTGGACGATGCCCCGTGTCTCACTTCTGGGATGAGAGTGAACCTCGTCTTTTAGTTTGTGAGACAGTGCCAGTCAGTTCTGAGTCGTCATCAACGAGTTACTCGGATGTG GTGGAAGTGTCAGTGGTGACCTTCTTCTGTACCCAGGAACATGGGCTCCTCCTGCAGGACTGCTACCCCAAACCTGCAGGCTTGCAGTCCCTCCTCGCTCTGGATGTCCCCTACTATTATTTCAGCTGCAAG CTATTATTTCGGAGGGGTGGTGTCTTTCAACCGGAA CCCGGTGAGGGAGATCCAGGGTTAGCAGAGGTTTCAGCTGCGTCAGCACCTCCGAACCAGACCCAGCCGCCAAGAGGTTCAACGGCCCAGTTCCCTCGTATGGTATCCAGGCGAGCTCTGAGAGACTTTGTGGGCCTGGAGAACTGTGAGAAGGCCACTCGTGACGCCATGCTAAACTTCAGCTTCTACCTGACCATCGGTGACATGGACGAAGCCTTCAAGTCTATCAAGCTCATCAAGAG CAAAGCGGTATGGGAAAACATGGCACGGATGTGTGTGAAAACTCGGCGGCTGGATGTGGCACGAGTGTGCCTTGGGAATATGGGAAATGCCAGGGCAGCAAAAGCACTGAAGGAGGCGGAGGCTGAGCCTGACCTAGAAGCCCAGGTGGCGATGTTGGCAATTCAGCTTGGCATGCTG GAAGATGCAGAGAAGTTGTACAAGTCCTGTCAACGCTATGACCTGCTGAACAATTTCTACCAGGCATCTGGCCAATGGCAGCAGGCTTTGGAGACAGCAGAGCACCACGATCGCATCCATCTGCGCACTACCTACTACAATTATGCCAAATACCTGGAGTCCACAGGCAATAAAACCCTGGCCCTCTCATA TTATGAGAATTCAGACACCCACCGAGTAGAGGTGCCCAGAATGCTCCAGGACGACACATTATCTTTAGAGAACTATGTCAACAAAATGAAAGACAA GAACATCTATAAGTGGTGGGCCCAGTACCTGGAGAGCCAGTCCGACATGGATTCAGCCCTACGTTTCTATGAATGTGCTCAGGATTACCTCTCTCTTGTTCGCGTTCACTGCTACATGGGGAACATTCAGAAG GCATCTGAGATAGCCAATGATACAGGAGACAGAGCGGCATCATACCACCTGGCTAGACACTATGAGGCTCATGATGACATCAAACAGGCTGTTCACTTCTACACTCGAGCTCAGGCCTACAACAACGCCATACGACTTTGTAAG GAGAATGGTCTCGATGACCAGCTGATGAACCTGGCTCTGCTCAGTAATCCAGAGGACATGATGGAGGCTGCCTGTTACTATGAGGAGAAAGCCAGCCATATGGACcgagctgtctcactctatcaCAAG GCTGGTTATGTCTCCAAAGCTTTGGAGTTGGCCTTTGGCACCGAGCAGTTCTCTGCACTTCAGATGATTGCTGAGGATCTGAATGAGACCTCGGACCCCGCCATCCTGGCACGCTGCTCTgacttctttattaaacattcCCAGTTTGAGAAGTCTGTGGAGTTACTGGTAGCAGCCAAGAag TACCATCAAGCCCTGGAGCTGTGTGTGACCCAGAACTTGACCATCACAGAGGAACTTGCAGAGAGAATGACTGTAACAGATTTAAAAGAATTGTCCGAGGAGGCTCGCAAGGAACTGCTGGAGAGGATAGCTGACTGCTGCATGCGTCAGGGAAATTACCACCTGGCCACCAAGAAATACACGCAGGCAGGAAATAAGCTCAAG gctATGAGAGCACTCCTCAAGTCGGGCGACACGGAGAAAATCGTATTTTTTGCCAATGTTTGTCGTCAGAAAGAGCTCTTCATCATGGCTGCCAACTATCTTCAGTCTCTAGACTGGCGAAAGAATCCGGAGATCTTGAAGACAATTATTGGTTTCTACACTAAAGGGAGGGCACCGAACCTGCTTGCTGGCTTCTATGAGGCTTGTGCTCAG GTGGAAATTGATGATTACCAGAACTATGAGAAGGCTCTAGATGCTTTGACTGAGGCTTTGAAGTGCCTCTCAAAAACAAAGGACTCTACAGCTGGACAGCAGGAAGTACGACTGGCTGACCTGCAGCATAAAATCACCCTAATTAAGAAGTTCGTCCACGCACGCAG GTTGTATGCGGAGGATGCTGGGGAGGCTGCCCGGTTATGTGAAGCCTTGCTGGAGGAGCCAGAGTTGGACCCTGCTGTTAGGATTGGGGATGCATATGGCTTCCTGGTTGATCATTACTGTCAGCAGGGCAATATCCAAGTG GCCTACCGCAAGCTTGAGGAGCTCCAGAGGCTGCTGCCATCGCGGAATGCTCAGTACTACATTAGCCAGTCCAGCGTAGAGGCCCTGCGAAAAGAGATGGGTGTGCCCATGGATCGTGGTGACAGCAGACTCAGcatgaaggaggaggatgaagtgGAGGAGGACATAAATATGACTTAA
- the ift140 gene encoding intraflagellar transport protein 140 homolog isoform X1, whose amino-acid sequence MTVYFDHRIEAPESSDVPTQLAWHPALPVLAVASSNSTIGGNVDLYLQQGEYVESCHIERPYQSKVLRWHPTKPVLALGWENGEVMVLTHPSGDQTVLPSTHTACITLLEWSSSGGRLVIGDQVGALTVWKVDARGRLQGNHLVKHEYNAHLTCCIFRPASPGDDVAMLARASVSGDESALDMFSWKGAPLKMGPQEGLAFYVSTADGKVHCVDEHGKTSTLLSVEGAIKKLFYLEKREALAVITDTLMLSQYTLGPEGGAQEFMKVKLSSKSGQNTDIVWTENSLLITATGEQLIRLWDLERDDNYVLSLDETVGFEKGEMINCVSYCAGKEILAAGTSHGRIAMWRMVQPDNNRGDNKTLWKLQTPTETEGNVTQIQWGSSLNLLAANNSNTVLILCEHVMSADFSQQVAAVQLTPTQLSITHYNTGVHLALQSDMHIKGVCVTKDSVTVWSGKQITVYELSGTVLRNTGSFACDSHVVAVHGENLYTVEPNRVQIRTPQGTVKQLLTFSKAEGNPVLLSVCQSYLVVGTDTAHIRVFDLSRRDAKAHCSAKNLADQIANLGALRSVKCNANGSQISIIISQLNGRPDHKVYFYDVEMDTVTHFDFFIGRPSSGISQPEDSERQQFQGTELSGRCPVSHFWDESEPRLLVCETVPVSSESSSTSYSDVVEVSVVTFFCTQEHGLLLQDCYPKPAGLQSLLALDVPYYYFSCKPGEGDPGLAEVSAASAPPNQTQPPRGSTAQFPRMVSRRALRDFVGLENCEKATRDAMLNFSFYLTIGDMDEAFKSIKLIKSKAVWENMARMCVKTRRLDVARVCLGNMGNARAAKALKEAEAEPDLEAQVAMLAIQLGMLEDAEKLYKSCQRYDLLNNFYQASGQWQQALETAEHHDRIHLRTTYYNYAKYLESTGNKTLALSYYENSDTHRVEVPRMLQDDTLSLENYVNKMKDKNIYKWWAQYLESQSDMDSALRFYECAQDYLSLVRVHCYMGNIQKASEIANDTGDRAASYHLARHYEAHDDIKQAVHFYTRAQAYNNAIRLCKENGLDDQLMNLALLSNPEDMMEAACYYEEKASHMDRAVSLYHKAGYVSKALELAFGTEQFSALQMIAEDLNETSDPAILARCSDFFIKHSQFEKSVELLVAAKKYHQALELCVTQNLTITEELAERMTVTDLKELSEEARKELLERIADCCMRQGNYHLATKKYTQAGNKLKAMRALLKSGDTEKIVFFANVCRQKELFIMAANYLQSLDWRKNPEILKTIIGFYTKGRAPNLLAGFYEACAQVEIDDYQNYEKALDALTEALKCLSKTKDSTAGQQEVRLADLQHKITLIKKFVHARRLYAEDAGEAARLCEALLEEPELDPAVRIGDAYGFLVDHYCQQGNIQVAYRKLEELQRLLPSRNAQYYISQSSVEALRKEMGVPMDRGDSRLSMKEEDEVEEDINMT is encoded by the exons ATGACGGTGTATTTTGACCACCGTATTGAGGCCCCTGAGAGCAGTGATGTGCCCACCCAGCTGGCATGGCACCCGGCTCTGCCTGTACTGGCTGTGGCTTCAAGCAACTCCACCATTGGAGGCAATGTAGACCTCTACCTACAGCAG GGTGAGTATGTGGAGAGCTGCCACATAGAGCGTCCTTACCAGTCCAAAGTGCTTCGCTGGCATCCCACAAAGCCAGTGTTGGCACTAGGCTGGGAGAATGGAGAGGTAATGGTGCTGACACACCCCTCTGGAGATCAAACAGTTCTGCCTAGTACACATACAGCCTGCATCACATTGCTGGAGTGGAGTAGCTCAGGTGGCCGCTTGGTAATTGGGGATCAG GTGGGAGCTTTAACAGTATGGAAGGTAGATGCCAGAGGGAGACTTCAAGGAAACCATCTGGTGAAGCATGAATACAATGCACACCTAACCTGCTGCATCTTCAGACCTGCCTCACCTGGGGA TGATGTGGCAATGCTAGCCCGGGCATCGGTGAGTGGAGATGAGAGTGCTCTGGACATGTTCAGCTGGAAGGGAGCACCTCTCAAGATGGGCCCACAGGAGGGACTTGCATTCTATGTCAGCACTGCAGATG GTAAGGTCCACTGTGTGGATGAGCATGGTAAAACAAGCACACTTCTCAGTGTGGAGGGAGCCATCAAGAAACTGTTTTACCTTGAGAAGAGAGAGGCACTAGCTGTGATCACAGATACCCTGATGCTGTCGCAGTACACTCTGGGACCGGAGGGAGGAGCACAGGAATTCATGAAG GTTAAGCTGAGTAGCAAAAGTGGACAAAACACGGACATTGTGTGGACAGAGAACAGTCTCCTCATCACTGCAACAGGGGAACAGCTCATCAG aCTGTGGGATCTAGAGCGAGATGACAACTACGTTTTGTCTCTTGACGAGACTGTGGGGTTTGAGAAAGGAGAGATGATCAACTGTGTTTCATACTGTGCAGGGAAAG AAATCCTGGCAGCTGGCACCAGCCATGGACGCATAGCAATGTGGAGGATGGTGCAGCCAGACAACAACAGAGGGGACAACAAAACACTGTGGAAGCTACAGACACCAACTGAAACAGAGGGAAATGTCACTCAGATACAG TGGGGCTCCAGCCTAAATCTGTTGGCAGCCAACAATTCTAACACAGTACTGATtctgtgtgagcatgtgatgTCAGCTGACTTtagccagcaggtggcagcagtgCAGCTTACCCCGACCCAGCTCAGCATCACTCACTATAACACAGGAGTGCACCTTGCCCTGCAGTCTGACATGCACATCAAGGGAGTCTGCGTTACCAAG GATTCAGTGACAGTCTGGAGTGGCAAGCAGATCACTGTATATGAGCTTTCAGGGACAGTTCTACGCAATACAG GCTCATTTGCTTGTGACTCCCATGTAGTAGCTGTACATGGCGAGAACCTCTACACCGTTGAACCTAACAGGGTCCAGATCCGCACACCACAG GGCACAGTGAAGCAACTATTGACTTTTTCCAAGGCAGAGGGCAACCCTGTGCTACTCAGTGTGTGCCAGTCTTACCTGGTTGTGGGCACAGACACAGCACACATTAGAGTCTTTGACCTCAGTAGAAG aGATGCCAAAGCTCACTGCAGTGCTAAGAACCTGGCTGACCAAATTGCCAATCTGGGAGCCCTGAGGTCAGTCAAGTGTAACGCCAATGGCAGTCAAATCAGCATCATAATCTCTCAG cTGAACGGACGACCTGATCACAAAGTATACTTTTATGATGTCGAGATGGACACTGTGACACACTTTGACTTCTTCATTGGCAGACCGTCCAGTGGTATCTCACAGCCTGAAGACAGCGAAAG GCAGCAGTTTCAAGGGACAGAGCTCAGTGGACGATGCCCCGTGTCTCACTTCTGGGATGAGAGTGAACCTCGTCTTTTAGTTTGTGAGACAGTGCCAGTCAGTTCTGAGTCGTCATCAACGAGTTACTCGGATGTG GTGGAAGTGTCAGTGGTGACCTTCTTCTGTACCCAGGAACATGGGCTCCTCCTGCAGGACTGCTACCCCAAACCTGCAGGCTTGCAGTCCCTCCTCGCTCTGGATGTCCCCTACTATTATTTCAGCTGCAAG CCCGGTGAGGGAGATCCAGGGTTAGCAGAGGTTTCAGCTGCGTCAGCACCTCCGAACCAGACCCAGCCGCCAAGAGGTTCAACGGCCCAGTTCCCTCGTATGGTATCCAGGCGAGCTCTGAGAGACTTTGTGGGCCTGGAGAACTGTGAGAAGGCCACTCGTGACGCCATGCTAAACTTCAGCTTCTACCTGACCATCGGTGACATGGACGAAGCCTTCAAGTCTATCAAGCTCATCAAGAG CAAAGCGGTATGGGAAAACATGGCACGGATGTGTGTGAAAACTCGGCGGCTGGATGTGGCACGAGTGTGCCTTGGGAATATGGGAAATGCCAGGGCAGCAAAAGCACTGAAGGAGGCGGAGGCTGAGCCTGACCTAGAAGCCCAGGTGGCGATGTTGGCAATTCAGCTTGGCATGCTG GAAGATGCAGAGAAGTTGTACAAGTCCTGTCAACGCTATGACCTGCTGAACAATTTCTACCAGGCATCTGGCCAATGGCAGCAGGCTTTGGAGACAGCAGAGCACCACGATCGCATCCATCTGCGCACTACCTACTACAATTATGCCAAATACCTGGAGTCCACAGGCAATAAAACCCTGGCCCTCTCATA TTATGAGAATTCAGACACCCACCGAGTAGAGGTGCCCAGAATGCTCCAGGACGACACATTATCTTTAGAGAACTATGTCAACAAAATGAAAGACAA GAACATCTATAAGTGGTGGGCCCAGTACCTGGAGAGCCAGTCCGACATGGATTCAGCCCTACGTTTCTATGAATGTGCTCAGGATTACCTCTCTCTTGTTCGCGTTCACTGCTACATGGGGAACATTCAGAAG GCATCTGAGATAGCCAATGATACAGGAGACAGAGCGGCATCATACCACCTGGCTAGACACTATGAGGCTCATGATGACATCAAACAGGCTGTTCACTTCTACACTCGAGCTCAGGCCTACAACAACGCCATACGACTTTGTAAG GAGAATGGTCTCGATGACCAGCTGATGAACCTGGCTCTGCTCAGTAATCCAGAGGACATGATGGAGGCTGCCTGTTACTATGAGGAGAAAGCCAGCCATATGGACcgagctgtctcactctatcaCAAG GCTGGTTATGTCTCCAAAGCTTTGGAGTTGGCCTTTGGCACCGAGCAGTTCTCTGCACTTCAGATGATTGCTGAGGATCTGAATGAGACCTCGGACCCCGCCATCCTGGCACGCTGCTCTgacttctttattaaacattcCCAGTTTGAGAAGTCTGTGGAGTTACTGGTAGCAGCCAAGAag TACCATCAAGCCCTGGAGCTGTGTGTGACCCAGAACTTGACCATCACAGAGGAACTTGCAGAGAGAATGACTGTAACAGATTTAAAAGAATTGTCCGAGGAGGCTCGCAAGGAACTGCTGGAGAGGATAGCTGACTGCTGCATGCGTCAGGGAAATTACCACCTGGCCACCAAGAAATACACGCAGGCAGGAAATAAGCTCAAG gctATGAGAGCACTCCTCAAGTCGGGCGACACGGAGAAAATCGTATTTTTTGCCAATGTTTGTCGTCAGAAAGAGCTCTTCATCATGGCTGCCAACTATCTTCAGTCTCTAGACTGGCGAAAGAATCCGGAGATCTTGAAGACAATTATTGGTTTCTACACTAAAGGGAGGGCACCGAACCTGCTTGCTGGCTTCTATGAGGCTTGTGCTCAG GTGGAAATTGATGATTACCAGAACTATGAGAAGGCTCTAGATGCTTTGACTGAGGCTTTGAAGTGCCTCTCAAAAACAAAGGACTCTACAGCTGGACAGCAGGAAGTACGACTGGCTGACCTGCAGCATAAAATCACCCTAATTAAGAAGTTCGTCCACGCACGCAG GTTGTATGCGGAGGATGCTGGGGAGGCTGCCCGGTTATGTGAAGCCTTGCTGGAGGAGCCAGAGTTGGACCCTGCTGTTAGGATTGGGGATGCATATGGCTTCCTGGTTGATCATTACTGTCAGCAGGGCAATATCCAAGTG GCCTACCGCAAGCTTGAGGAGCTCCAGAGGCTGCTGCCATCGCGGAATGCTCAGTACTACATTAGCCAGTCCAGCGTAGAGGCCCTGCGAAAAGAGATGGGTGTGCCCATGGATCGTGGTGACAGCAGACTCAGcatgaaggaggaggatgaagtgGAGGAGGACATAAATATGACTTAA